A genomic stretch from Cellulomonas sp. KRMCY2 includes:
- a CDS encoding alpha/beta hydrolase, with protein MAEVTITTPRGIKLAGTYEPAGSPGPAGLDADLAAPVAAPPGAAVLFAHGFLAERSSRGRADRLAAAYRSAGFATLTFDFSGCGASDDAVVTVGDEVEDLEAGSQFLADAGHLLQVVHAHSLGALVALRSSSPYVHAMVLTGPVAGPIRHPWQHVLSAGQLAELRATGRTTVPDDGPGDREENVISSQTLTDFSDVDQESLLRAVTCPVLLVHGGALLDGEEHPLLTRSRVGLPFLPAGSALEVVLGADHSLLEHTDTVARRALAWLGDRLAGTTL; from the coding sequence ATGGCCGAGGTGACGATCACCACGCCGCGCGGCATCAAGCTGGCCGGGACCTACGAGCCGGCCGGCTCACCCGGTCCCGCCGGGCTCGATGCGGACCTCGCGGCGCCCGTCGCGGCGCCCCCGGGTGCTGCGGTCCTGTTCGCGCACGGCTTCCTCGCCGAGCGCTCGTCCCGCGGCCGGGCCGACCGCCTCGCCGCCGCGTACCGCTCGGCCGGCTTCGCGACCCTCACCTTCGACTTCTCCGGCTGCGGCGCGTCGGACGACGCCGTCGTCACGGTCGGCGACGAGGTCGAGGACCTGGAGGCCGGGAGCCAGTTCCTCGCGGACGCCGGCCATCTGCTGCAGGTCGTGCACGCCCACAGCCTCGGAGCCCTCGTGGCGCTCCGGAGCAGCTCGCCGTACGTGCACGCGATGGTCCTGACCGGCCCCGTCGCCGGACCGATCCGGCACCCGTGGCAGCACGTCCTGTCGGCCGGGCAGCTCGCCGAGCTGCGGGCCACCGGCCGCACGACAGTGCCCGACGACGGCCCGGGCGACCGCGAGGAGAACGTGATCTCGAGCCAGACCCTCACCGACTTCTCCGACGTGGACCAGGAGTCGCTGCTGAGGGCCGTGACCTGCCCGGTCCTGCTCGTCCACGGCGGTGCGCTCCTCGACGGCGAGGAGCACCCGTTGCTGACCCGGTCGCGCGTCGGACTGCCCTTCCTGCCGGCCGGCTCGGCGCTGGAGGTCGTGCTCGGCGCCGACCACTCGCTGCTCGAGCACACCGACACGGTCGCGCGTCGCGCGCTCGCCTGGCTCGGTGACCGGCTGGCCGGAACGACCCTCTGA
- a CDS encoding Dyp-type peroxidase: MTADHPDRRTFLVGGAAALGGAALAVGGRAAWDADQGRRGAASDGSGTAAGTATVPFRGARQAGVGTPPAAFATVIALDLVPGADRDAIVRLMRIWTDDIERLTQGRPGLTDTEPELALVPASLTVTVGYGSGLFSAAGLDRLRPAWLSPIPAFAIDRLQPAWCGGDLVLQVCADDELTIRHAARLLVRQAGTFATVRWVQRGFRRSPGTTPPGTTMRNLMGQLDGTRNLSPVDDEDLIWHDDTAPDWLVGGTSMVLRRIAMDLDTWDGVDRPVREAVLGRRMADGAPLTGTREHDEPDLEALNDIGFPVIDIAAHIRRARTADPGQRFLRRGYSYDDGPGAGGPDGTGLLFITFQRDVTRQFVPVQQRLAELDLLNTWITPVGSASFAIPGGCPTGEYLGQRLLES, from the coding sequence ATGACGGCCGACCACCCCGACCGGCGGACGTTCCTCGTCGGTGGTGCTGCGGCCCTCGGCGGAGCGGCGCTCGCTGTCGGCGGCCGCGCGGCCTGGGACGCCGACCAGGGAAGACGGGGCGCAGCGTCGGACGGGTCCGGCACCGCGGCGGGGACCGCAACCGTCCCGTTCCGAGGTGCCCGCCAGGCGGGCGTCGGGACCCCGCCGGCGGCGTTCGCCACGGTGATCGCGCTCGACCTGGTGCCCGGCGCCGACCGCGACGCGATCGTGCGACTGATGCGCATCTGGACCGATGACATCGAGCGGCTGACCCAGGGCCGCCCCGGGCTGACGGACACCGAGCCGGAGCTCGCGCTCGTGCCGGCTAGCCTGACCGTCACGGTCGGCTACGGCTCCGGCCTGTTCTCGGCCGCCGGGCTCGACCGGCTCCGCCCCGCGTGGCTCTCGCCGATCCCGGCCTTCGCGATCGACCGACTGCAGCCGGCCTGGTGCGGCGGCGACCTCGTCCTTCAGGTCTGCGCCGACGACGAGCTGACGATCCGGCACGCCGCCCGGCTGCTGGTCCGGCAGGCGGGCACCTTCGCCACGGTGCGCTGGGTCCAGCGCGGCTTCCGCCGCAGCCCGGGGACGACACCACCGGGCACGACGATGCGCAACCTGATGGGCCAGCTGGACGGCACCCGCAACCTGTCCCCGGTCGACGACGAGGACCTGATCTGGCACGACGACACGGCGCCGGACTGGCTCGTCGGCGGGACGTCGATGGTGCTGCGGCGGATCGCGATGGACCTCGACACCTGGGACGGCGTCGACCGTCCGGTCCGGGAGGCCGTGCTCGGCCGGCGGATGGCGGACGGTGCGCCGCTGACCGGGACACGGGAGCACGACGAACCCGATCTCGAGGCCCTCAACGACATCGGCTTCCCGGTGATCGACATCGCTGCGCACATCCGCCGGGCCCGCACCGCGGACCCCGGACAGCGCTTCCTGCGCCGGGGGTACAGCTACGACGACGGTCCGGGGGCCGGCGGGCCGGACGGGACGGGACTGCTCTTCATCACCTTCCAGCGCGACGTGACGCGCCAGTTCGTCCCGGTCCAGCAGCGGCTGGCGGAGCTCGACCTGCTCAACACGTGGATCACGCCGGTGGGCTCGGCGTCGTTCGCGATCCCTGGCGGGTGTCCGACCGGCGAGTACCTGGGCCAGCGCCTGCTCGAGAGCTGA
- a CDS encoding copper chaperone PCu(A)C, with translation MLAIRTAARTATRRTRLAIPALVTSLLLALASCTTSATTTDSATTAAPDGAAMAVTVTDPWVKAVDGGMTGVFGTLTNESDAEIRIVSAESPVSPVAELHEVTADEAGEMVMQPKEGGFVLAAGGTHELVPGGDHIMLMDVGDPLEPGEEITVTLTAQDGSSVTFTAPARSYTGANETYQGGDTEGGMGEGHTGTPEPTDS, from the coding sequence ATGCTCGCCATCCGCACCGCCGCCCGCACCGCCACCCGGCGGACCCGCCTCGCGATCCCTGCCCTCGTCACCAGCCTGCTGCTCGCCCTGGCCTCCTGCACGACCTCCGCCACAACCACTGACTCCGCCACGACCGCTGCGCCGGACGGCGCGGCGATGGCCGTCACCGTCACCGACCCCTGGGTGAAGGCCGTCGACGGGGGGATGACCGGCGTCTTCGGGACCTTGACGAACGAGTCCGACGCCGAGATCCGGATCGTGTCGGCCGAGTCGCCGGTCTCGCCGGTCGCCGAGCTGCACGAGGTCACCGCCGACGAGGCCGGTGAGATGGTCATGCAGCCGAAGGAGGGTGGCTTCGTGCTGGCCGCCGGCGGAACGCACGAGCTCGTGCCCGGCGGCGACCACATCATGCTGATGGACGTCGGCGACCCCCTCGAGCCCGGCGAGGAGATCACCGTGACCCTCACCGCGCAGGACGGCTCGTCGGTGACCTTCACCGCACCGGCACGCTCCTACACCGGCGCGAACGAGACCTACCAGGGTGGCGACACCGAGGGTGGCATGGGCGAGGGCCACACGGGCACCCCCGAGCCGACGGACTCATGA
- a CDS encoding STAS domain-containing protein — translation MTSAPDDSAPDDSAPDDSAPDDSAPDDEDSMTDWTDSQTRHDGGVAVSDEGDGCVVRLWGDVDAALRSQASAVMSQVLDRTGPVVMDASRVDFIDSTGLAFLFQLVKVGAEDGRRVILRDPPVLVLDLLDVLDLSGEIPLDFSPGGHALEDRRDDAELIDAPDRAGR, via the coding sequence GTGACGTCCGCACCCGACGACTCCGCACCTGACGACTCCGCACCTGACGACTCCGCACCTGACGACTCCGCACCTGACGACGAGGACTCGATGACCGACTGGACCGACAGCCAGACCCGGCACGACGGGGGTGTGGCAGTCAGCGACGAAGGCGACGGCTGCGTCGTCCGGCTGTGGGGTGACGTCGACGCCGCGCTGCGCAGCCAGGCGAGTGCGGTCATGAGCCAGGTGCTCGACCGCACCGGCCCGGTCGTGATGGATGCCTCCCGGGTCGACTTCATCGACTCGACCGGCCTGGCCTTCCTCTTCCAGCTGGTCAAGGTCGGGGCCGAGGACGGCCGCCGGGTCATCCTGCGCGACCCGCCCGTCCTCGTGCTGGACCTGCTCGACGTGCTGGACCTCAGCGGCGAGATCCCGCTGGACTTCAGCCCAGGCGGACATGCGCTCGAGGATCGCCGGGACGATGCCGAGCTCATCGACGCCCCCGACCGGGCGGGCCGCTGA
- a CDS encoding copper resistance CopC family protein, with translation MPHARTPFRVVVTALAAVALIGTNALAAPAAAHDQLVETSPEEGEIVDVVPAEVMLRFTQPVIDLSARILVRDSADTVVLDVEADVDEDVITAPLPADLADGTYTVSWRVVSADGHPIQGAFDFHVREPSAPSTGPAPTPPTATAGPADGEPAGGPTGDRLLRSAVLAVGVGVGVGAAVVLGLILRRRRTQP, from the coding sequence ATGCCCCACGCCCGTACGCCCTTCCGGGTCGTCGTGACCGCTCTGGCCGCCGTCGCACTGATCGGTACGAATGCGCTCGCCGCGCCGGCCGCGGCCCACGACCAGCTCGTCGAGACCTCGCCCGAGGAGGGCGAGATCGTCGACGTCGTGCCCGCGGAGGTGATGCTCCGCTTCACCCAGCCGGTGATCGACCTCTCGGCCCGGATCCTGGTCCGGGACTCCGCCGACACGGTGGTCCTGGACGTCGAGGCGGACGTGGACGAGGACGTCATCACGGCGCCGCTGCCGGCGGACCTCGCCGACGGCACCTACACGGTCTCCTGGCGCGTGGTCTCCGCCGACGGTCACCCGATCCAGGGTGCCTTCGACTTCCACGTCCGCGAACCCAGCGCACCGAGCACCGGTCCGGCACCGACCCCGCCGACGGCGACCGCCGGACCTGCTGACGGCGAGCCCGCCGGCGGGCCGACCGGCGACCGTCTGCTCCGGTCGGCCGTCCTGGCCGTCGGCGTCGGCGTCGGCGTCGGAGCAGCCGTCGTCCTCGGGCTGATCCTGCGCCGCCGTCGGACGCAGCCATGA
- a CDS encoding aminoacyl-tRNA deacylase — translation MSDGEQRAVAALEASGLRYRLVRHGPVRSLAEAAAARRVPPAQVVKTLVVRRGADDFLFVLVPGDRTISWPKLRDLLGVSRLSMPDVDVALAVTGYVRGTITPFGSTHRWPVVADARIAGQVASIGAGAPGVAATVDGSRLVLALGATVADVTDPEPGAVEQQAVEPGAVEQPAVEP, via the coding sequence ATGAGCGACGGCGAGCAGCGGGCGGTGGCAGCCCTCGAGGCGAGCGGGCTGCGCTACCGGCTCGTGCGACACGGACCCGTGCGCAGCCTCGCGGAGGCCGCGGCCGCGCGTCGGGTCCCGCCCGCGCAGGTCGTCAAGACCCTCGTGGTGCGGCGCGGTGCGGACGACTTCCTCTTCGTCCTCGTGCCGGGTGACCGGACCATCTCCTGGCCGAAGCTGCGCGACCTGCTCGGTGTCTCGCGGTTGTCCATGCCTGACGTGGACGTCGCGCTGGCGGTGACCGGCTACGTGCGCGGCACGATCACGCCCTTCGGCTCGACCCACCGGTGGCCCGTCGTGGCCGATGCGCGCATCGCGGGGCAGGTCGCGTCGATCGGTGCGGGGGCGCCAGGTGTCGCAGCGACGGTCGACGGCAGCCGGCTGGTGCTCGCCCTCGGTGCGACAGTCGCTGACGTGACGGACCCAGAGCCGGGAGCGGTCGAACAGCAAGCGGTCGAGCCGGGAGCGGTCGAACAGCCAGCGGTCGAGCCGTGA
- a CDS encoding universal stress protein gives MKPTVIVGVEGTSSSHDALLWAADAAHRRGLDLVIVTATGFPTIALDVLYDDGVQSGARSLLEAEAERARAATPGIEPLIEVDRRTPALALVERSWTSTLLVVGSHRLTALERVFSGSLGYQVAAAAHCPVVIVPHLAPDDARGVVVGADGSADSLEAIALAAAEADSTHQELHVVHAWQEPAMYVSGDYFSPGFTAELREAEGVILGESVAGLAEQYPDLVVRTHLTQEQPATALLDAAAHARLVVVGSRGRHGVARALLGSVSHTVVLHAQCPVMVARIRAHIQPEHL, from the coding sequence ATGAAGCCCACCGTCATCGTCGGCGTGGAGGGCACGAGCTCCAGCCATGACGCACTGCTGTGGGCGGCCGACGCCGCTCACCGACGGGGCCTCGACCTCGTGATCGTGACCGCGACGGGCTTCCCGACGATCGCCCTGGACGTCCTGTACGACGACGGGGTCCAGTCCGGTGCCCGCAGCCTGCTGGAGGCGGAGGCCGAACGCGCACGTGCGGCCACCCCGGGGATCGAGCCGCTGATCGAGGTGGACCGCCGGACCCCGGCGCTCGCGCTCGTCGAGCGGTCGTGGACGTCGACGCTCCTGGTCGTCGGGTCGCACCGGCTGACCGCGCTCGAGCGGGTCTTCAGCGGGTCGCTCGGCTACCAGGTCGCCGCGGCGGCGCACTGCCCGGTCGTCATCGTGCCCCACCTGGCACCGGACGACGCGCGCGGCGTCGTGGTCGGCGCCGACGGCTCGGCCGACTCGCTCGAGGCGATCGCCCTGGCCGCGGCCGAGGCCGACAGCACCCACCAGGAGCTGCACGTCGTGCACGCCTGGCAGGAGCCCGCGATGTACGTCTCGGGCGACTACTTCTCGCCCGGCTTCACCGCGGAGCTGCGTGAGGCGGAGGGCGTGATCCTCGGCGAGTCGGTCGCCGGCCTCGCCGAGCAGTACCCGGACCTCGTGGTGCGCACGCACCTGACCCAGGAGCAGCCCGCGACGGCCCTGCTCGACGCGGCCGCGCATGCGCGTCTCGTCGTGGTCGGCAGCCGTGGCCGGCACGGGGTCGCCCGGGCCCTGCTCGGATCGGTGAGCCACACCGTGGTGCTGCACGCGCAGTGCCCCGTGATGGTCGCCCGGATCCGGGCGCACATCCAGCCGGAGCACCTGTGA